One window of Mauremys reevesii isolate NIE-2019 linkage group 4, ASM1616193v1, whole genome shotgun sequence genomic DNA carries:
- the JMJD7 gene encoding bifunctional peptidase and (3S)-lysyl hydroxylase JMJD7, producing MAGAGGEGEAPALRAVRRCLAAFPAEARELGLTESVPYLDSLLSPLEFYREWVCPNKPCIIRNAFGHWPALKKWTLTYLRKVAGSKMVSVAVTPNGYADAVYQDRFVMPEERHMLFSNFLDIVEKKVISPSVFYVQKQCSNLTEEFPELLGDVEPEVPWMSEALGKKPDAVNFWLGESAAVTSLHKDHYENLYCVISGEKHFLLHPPSDRPFIPYELYLPATYCISEDGSFQVVDEKAADKVPWIPLDPLNPDLEQYPEYAQARPLRCTVKAGEMLYLPSLWFHHVQQSHGCIAVNYWYDMEYDLKYSYYQLLDSLTKAVTLV from the exons ATGGCCGGtgcgggtggggaaggggaggcgcCGGCGCTGCGGGCGGTGCGAAGGTGCCTGGCGGCGTTCCCGGCGGAGGCCCGGG AGTTGGGACTGACGGAATCTGTGCCATACCTAGATAGCCTTCTGTCTCCGCTGGAATTTTATCGGGAATGGGTGTGTCCAAACAAGCCATGTATAATTCGGAATGCCTTCGGTCACTGGCCAGCTCTGAAGAAGTGGACATTAACTTATCTCAG GAAGGTAGCAGGCTCCAAGatggtgagtgtggcagtgacgcCAAATGGTTATGCCGATGCTGTTTATCAGGACCGATTTGTCATGCCAGAGGAGCGGCACATGCTTTTCAGCAACTTCCTGGACATTGTGGAGAAGAAAGTGATCTCCCCAAGTGTGTTCTATGTGCAGAAACAGTGTTCAAACCTGACTGAGGAGTTCCCTGAACTTTTAGGTGATGTGGAGCCTGAAGTACCGTGGATGAGTGAGGCACTTG GAAAGAAGCCCGATGCTGTGAATTTCTGGCTTGGCGAGTCTGCTGCTGTGACATCCT TGCATAAAGATCACTACGAGAACTTGTACTGTGTGATTTCTGGCGAGAAACATTTTCTGCTGCATCCACCAAGTGACCGCCCCTTCATCCCCTACG AGCTCTACCTACCTGCAACGTATTGCATATCAGAAGATGGTTCGTTTCAGGTTGTGGATGAGAAGGCTGCAGACAAG GTGCCATGGATTCCGCTGGATCCTTTAAATCCAGATCTTGAACAATACCCAGAGTATGCCCAGGCAAGGCCTTTGCGGTGCACAGTGAAAGCTGGTGAGATGTTGTACCTCCCTTCCCTCTGGTTTCATCATGTTCAACAGTCACATGGTTGTATAGCAG TGAATTATTGGTATGACATGGAATATGACCTGAAGTACAGCTACTATCAACTTCTAGATTCTCTCACAAAAGCTGTGACACTGGTGTAG